Proteins encoded by one window of Flavobacterium sp. N502540:
- a CDS encoding T9SS type B sorting domain-containing protein, producing MKQRLLLFFFLFTFQLFSQNTSPSIGFKENKGQIIDQKGKPNTAVKYLLNTNGLNVQLKKNGFSYDVYEVKKTPRRQTPKTAKTLPHLIPEKDNEENPEFDLEYTFHRIDIDFVNSNSKVELVTEKKSTDFDNYYNIPNKPEGITGVYQYKQITYKNIYPNIDVVFTIPNDPKKVVEYNFVIHPKGKISDIQLKFNGAETDLIDNKIQMNVRFGKMEETLPASWIEDRGTKKEITVGYTKIKKNVYGFDSTDPVNGKTIVIDPVPTRLWGTYYGDIHFTDEPNSINLDHLGNTIFTGSTESTTGIATSGSFQSVATTFRPAFIVKLNSNGVRIWGTYLGGAGVQCAKINSLNQIYIAGYASTGSLSTPNTYKEIADDTDGLLMKFDTDGQRIWGTYFGGKGFERIDAISIDNRENIIIAGETHSFEGIATPGGYQTTLSNSSDYTGFFAKFNKDGSKLLYGSYFPFVIKCSTIDQNDNVILAGNQYFSDFYTYPNIATTGAFKTTHNSNDGFIIKFNSNFTKLWCTYYGGDKTVTDPSPNSDIISGIGSDNANNIYIVGSTTSSNNMATIGAFKTSQNIDGKDAFIAKFNTNGERQWGTYFGGDSTAYTDFGTNCFVSSEGNIYLIGYTDNPTNISTPNSFQSIIKRGPDGYIANFSTSGDLNWSTYYGGKGGDFLRSIDVLDGKIVVSGRTVYDDSSDLSTPGTHKTNGGGFVDVFVAEFQDCQLYTTTTSNSPICINKTLELKASGGTNYLWTGPNGFTSTDQNPTITNATSVNSGEYSCLITGTGGCDATKKTNVVIGDIEKPIPDITNLPVISGDCHTVVNTIPTATDVCAGIINGTTTNPLSYNLPGTYTIVWNYNDGSGNIATQNQIVKIISQPLPVTNTPQTFCIQQNATLASIQITGNNIKWYDSQTTGALLSNTTLLQNGVTYYATQTINGCESERIPVTINIQNTAAPTGNANQPFCTGQNPTIANIQTNGNAVKWYDSLHNGSLLVETTNLTDGKTYYASQTINGCEGPRFGVTVSIVNTPSAPTGNTNQQFCKSENATLSNLQITGQNIKWYDTSFSAAVLPSTTLLENNRTYYASQTTGCESDRTPILVQVHDTALPIGNSNQQFCIDENATIANLAISGSAIKWYDAATNGTILQATSLLQNRIYYASQTLNNCESERLAITVKIQDTQKPIADSRQTFCFQQNASIKDINIIGQNIKWFESNASTVALLESTALKSGITYYASQTIANCESDRISVAINILEATNQNCIHFVEELPFPKFFTPNNDGYNDTWTIDFGYLAPNTVIQIYDRYGKFIKELTKDAYWDGTYLGKNEPTSDYWFTATRSNGKEYRGHFTLKR from the coding sequence ATGAAGCAACGTTTACTTTTATTTTTTTTCTTATTTACTTTTCAATTATTCTCACAAAATACAAGTCCGTCAATTGGGTTTAAAGAAAATAAAGGCCAGATTATTGATCAAAAAGGAAAACCAAATACTGCTGTAAAATACTTACTGAACACTAACGGATTAAATGTTCAGCTAAAGAAAAATGGCTTTTCATACGACGTATACGAAGTTAAGAAAACTCCCCGTCGACAAACTCCAAAAACAGCCAAAACACTTCCGCATCTAATTCCCGAAAAGGATAATGAAGAAAATCCGGAGTTTGACTTAGAATACACCTTTCACAGAATTGATATTGACTTTGTAAATTCAAACTCAAAAGTTGAATTGGTTACTGAAAAAAAATCAACCGATTTTGATAATTACTATAATATTCCCAATAAACCGGAAGGAATTACTGGCGTTTATCAATACAAACAAATTACTTATAAAAATATCTATCCAAATATTGATGTTGTTTTTACGATTCCGAATGATCCCAAAAAAGTCGTCGAATACAATTTTGTAATTCATCCAAAAGGTAAAATCTCCGACATTCAGTTAAAATTTAATGGCGCTGAAACTGACTTGATTGATAATAAAATCCAGATGAATGTTCGTTTTGGAAAAATGGAAGAAACGCTTCCTGCTAGTTGGATTGAAGATCGAGGAACTAAAAAAGAAATAACAGTTGGTTATACTAAAATTAAGAAGAATGTTTATGGATTTGATTCAACCGATCCTGTTAATGGAAAAACGATTGTTATTGACCCTGTGCCAACGAGACTTTGGGGGACTTATTATGGCGATATTCATTTTACTGACGAACCAAATTCTATTAATCTTGATCACCTAGGAAATACAATTTTTACAGGAAGCACTGAGAGTACTACTGGAATTGCAACTAGCGGTTCTTTTCAATCAGTTGCAACAACATTTCGACCTGCTTTCATTGTTAAGCTAAATTCAAATGGAGTAAGAATTTGGGGGACTTATTTGGGAGGAGCTGGAGTTCAATGTGCTAAAATTAATTCTCTGAATCAAATTTATATTGCCGGATATGCTTCCACAGGATCACTTTCAACTCCTAATACATATAAAGAAATTGCTGACGATACTGATGGTCTATTGATGAAATTCGATACTGATGGCCAAAGAATTTGGGGCACCTATTTTGGAGGAAAAGGTTTTGAGCGGATAGATGCTATTTCTATAGACAATCGTGAAAATATTATAATCGCGGGAGAAACTCATAGTTTTGAAGGAATTGCGACTCCCGGTGGATATCAAACTACATTAAGTAATTCCTCTGATTATACAGGGTTCTTTGCAAAATTCAACAAAGATGGGAGTAAACTACTTTATGGAAGTTATTTTCCTTTTGTAATAAAATGTAGTACAATAGACCAAAACGACAATGTAATTCTTGCAGGAAATCAATATTTTAGTGATTTTTATACCTATCCAAATATCGCAACGACCGGAGCATTTAAAACAACTCATAATTCTAATGATGGCTTTATAATTAAATTTAATTCCAATTTCACAAAACTTTGGTGCACCTATTATGGTGGAGATAAAACTGTCACAGACCCATCTCCCAATTCAGATATAATAAGCGGAATTGGAAGTGATAATGCAAATAACATATATATTGTTGGATCTACAACTAGTTCAAACAATATGGCCACAATCGGAGCATTTAAAACTTCTCAAAATATAGATGGTAAAGATGCCTTCATTGCAAAATTCAATACAAATGGAGAGAGACAATGGGGAACATATTTTGGCGGTGACTCCACAGCATATACTGATTTTGGCACAAACTGTTTTGTTTCATCAGAGGGGAATATATATTTAATTGGATATACAGATAACCCAACTAATATCTCTACTCCAAATTCTTTTCAAAGTATTATTAAAAGAGGACCTGATGGATATATTGCAAATTTTTCGACAAGCGGTGATTTAAACTGGAGTACTTATTATGGTGGAAAAGGAGGGGATTTTTTAAGAAGTATTGATGTTTTAGATGGAAAAATTGTCGTTTCAGGGAGAACTGTTTATGATGACTCATCAGATTTAAGTACACCAGGAACACATAAAACAAATGGTGGAGGGTTTGTTGATGTTTTTGTCGCAGAGTTCCAAGATTGCCAATTGTATACAACTACCACTAGCAACTCCCCTATTTGTATTAACAAAACCTTAGAATTAAAAGCATCAGGAGGAACCAATTACTTATGGACAGGTCCAAATGGTTTTACTTCAACAGACCAAAATCCAACAATTACAAACGCAACATCAGTAAATAGTGGAGAATATAGCTGCTTGATTACAGGAACTGGAGGCTGCGATGCTACAAAAAAGACAAATGTAGTTATTGGAGATATAGAAAAACCAATTCCTGATATTACAAATCTTCCTGTTATAAGTGGAGATTGCCATACCGTAGTAAACACAATTCCAACAGCTACGGATGTTTGTGCTGGAATTATCAACGGAACCACAACAAATCCACTATCTTATAATTTACCAGGAACTTACACCATTGTATGGAATTATAATGATGGAAGTGGAAATATCGCAACGCAAAACCAAATTGTAAAGATTATTAGTCAACCGCTTCCTGTTACAAACACACCACAAACTTTCTGTATCCAGCAAAATGCAACATTAGCCAGTATTCAAATTACAGGAAACAACATCAAATGGTATGACTCCCAGACAACCGGAGCACTTTTATCGAATACAACTTTACTTCAAAATGGGGTAACCTATTATGCAACTCAAACGATTAACGGTTGTGAAAGCGAAAGAATTCCTGTTACTATTAACATTCAAAATACGGCAGCTCCAACAGGAAATGCAAATCAGCCTTTTTGTACAGGTCAGAATCCAACGATTGCCAATATTCAAACAAATGGAAATGCCGTAAAATGGTACGATTCGCTACATAACGGTTCTCTGTTAGTCGAAACAACAAATTTAACTGACGGAAAAACCTATTATGCTTCTCAGACTATTAACGGCTGCGAAGGCCCGCGATTTGGAGTTACCGTTTCAATCGTAAATACGCCTTCTGCACCAACAGGAAATACCAATCAACAATTTTGCAAAAGCGAGAATGCAACTTTAAGTAATCTTCAAATAACCGGGCAAAATATAAAATGGTACGATACGAGTTTCTCAGCTGCTGTCTTACCAAGTACAACTTTATTGGAAAACAACAGAACCTATTACGCATCACAAACTACCGGTTGTGAAAGCGATAGAACTCCAATTTTAGTTCAGGTGCATGACACCGCTTTACCTATCGGAAATAGTAACCAACAGTTCTGTATCGATGAAAATGCTACCATTGCCAATCTTGCCATTTCTGGTTCAGCTATTAAATGGTATGATGCAGCAACGAATGGAACTATTTTACAGGCAACTTCTTTATTGCAAAACCGCATTTATTATGCTTCACAAACCTTAAATAATTGCGAAAGCGAAAGACTTGCCATCACTGTAAAAATACAGGACACCCAAAAACCAATAGCTGATTCACGACAAACTTTCTGTTTCCAACAGAACGCTTCCATAAAAGATATCAATATCATTGGGCAAAATATAAAATGGTTTGAAAGTAACGCTTCTACTGTAGCGTTATTAGAATCAACCGCACTTAAAAGTGGTATTACCTATTATGCCTCTCAAACCATTGCGAATTGTGAAAGCGACAGAATTTCAGTTGCTATAAATATTCTTGAAGCTACGAATCAAAATTGTATCCACTTCGTTGAAGAACTTCCTTTTCCTAAATTTTTTACTCCAAATAATGATGGCTATAATGATACCTGGACAATCGATTTTGGATATCTGGCACCTAACACCGTGATTCAAATATATGACCGTTACGGAAAATTCATTAAAGAACTAACTAAGGACGCCTATTGGGACGGAACGTACCTGGGTAAAAATGAACCTACTTCAGATTATTGGTTTACAGCTACTCGATCCAACGGTAAGGAATACCGAGGTCATTTTACTTTGAAACGATAA